A stretch of Cytophagales bacterium DNA encodes these proteins:
- a CDS encoding glycosyltransferase encodes MSAKKIAFVLTSLRKGGAEGKAHKIMKALAPHFQIELFLFNKVIDYEIPPNVKVHSLGSALSLLKDSWRQLPIIIFRLLYYTRKHKIDITYAFDYVPNLICILNKVLGWRGKVIINHINNHELELETYSLLKKNWIIFSIKRFYPFSNQIVIPSMGLMKSLVHQIKIDHSKLTYIPNPVDMAQISQLSKEPLPTHIIVPTDFVFIHVGHFGRAKNHDLLIRAFAQLQCHDCQLWLIGRGTDNEYLKNLIDELQLENKVLVLGEVSNPFPYLVKADCLTLSSDYEGSPNVLLEALACKLPVIATDCDYGPREILSASPVSAAPATFDDIEIVKHGILVPVGNISLFTKAMHHALNNPELMATFAELALSRVQAFNIGNNVKTYIELIR; translated from the coding sequence ATGTCCGCTAAAAAAATAGCATTTGTTTTGACTTCCCTTCGTAAGGGCGGAGCTGAGGGGAAGGCTCACAAAATCATGAAAGCGTTGGCTCCTCACTTTCAAATCGAACTCTTCTTATTTAATAAGGTCATCGATTATGAGATCCCGCCAAACGTTAAAGTTCATTCTTTAGGCAGTGCGCTTTCGCTACTCAAAGATTCATGGCGACAGTTACCGATCATCATTTTCAGACTCTTATACTATACTAGAAAACATAAAATTGATATCACCTATGCCTTCGACTATGTCCCCAATTTGATCTGTATACTGAACAAGGTCCTCGGCTGGAGAGGAAAGGTAATCATCAACCATATCAATAATCATGAACTTGAATTGGAAACCTACAGCTTACTCAAAAAGAATTGGATCATATTTTCCATTAAGCGGTTTTATCCGTTTTCAAATCAAATTGTAATACCTTCCATGGGTCTGATGAAGAGTTTAGTCCATCAAATCAAAATCGATCATAGTAAGCTTACCTACATTCCTAACCCTGTGGACATGGCTCAAATTTCACAATTATCGAAGGAACCTTTGCCAACGCATATAATAGTTCCTACAGATTTCGTTTTTATTCATGTGGGCCACTTTGGTCGTGCCAAGAATCACGACTTGCTAATCCGTGCCTTTGCTCAATTACAATGTCACGACTGTCAATTGTGGTTGATTGGAAGAGGAACAGATAACGAGTACCTAAAAAACCTTATCGACGAATTACAATTGGAGAATAAAGTTCTGGTCTTGGGAGAAGTCAGTAATCCATTTCCTTACCTGGTGAAAGCTGATTGTCTAACGCTATCCTCGGACTATGAGGGGTCACCCAATGTCTTGCTGGAAGCACTCGCATGTAAACTACCTGTAATAGCTACTGATTGTGATTATGGCCCCAGAGAAATTCTCTCTGCTTCTCCGGTATCAGCAGCTCCTGCAACGTTCGATGATATTGAAATCGTAAAGCATGGCATTCTTGTCCCCGTGGGAAATATTTCTTTATTCACCAAAGCCATGCATCATGCGCTCAACAACCCTGAATTGATGGCTACGTTTGCAGAATTGGCTTTATCAAGAGTGCAAGCATTTAATATAGGAAATAATGTGAAAACCTATATCGAGTTAATTCGCTAA
- a CDS encoding radical SAM protein, with amino-acid sequence MKVEERHLEITTIAGCKISCSYCPQAMFALEHKKVSNNRLMTLETFKKSLSSVPIDVDIHFSGYSEPFLNPDCIDMIKFAYQKGHEVSVYTTVEGLKTEHVRELEQLKFKKFNVHLPDDGVHMRVRIDESYLEVMKLLMNSHIPNILYIDYFGVHPEVLSLMEHLETVNRKLTSRAGNVSNEETGSPPIINGALWCPGNREKKNVLLPNGDVSLCCVDYGKRHIIGNLMRDNYDHLHKSEAFKEVIARMNGKKGDLLCRTCEWAEPITIKHRLKKLIKSRLI; translated from the coding sequence ATGAAAGTAGAAGAAAGACACCTTGAGATAACCACAATAGCAGGTTGTAAAATAAGCTGTAGTTATTGCCCCCAGGCCATGTTTGCGCTGGAGCATAAAAAAGTTAGCAATAACCGACTGATGACTCTTGAAACATTCAAAAAAAGCCTTTCGTCTGTCCCCATTGATGTGGATATTCACTTTTCAGGATATTCAGAGCCATTTTTAAACCCCGATTGTATTGACATGATCAAGTTTGCTTATCAGAAAGGGCATGAAGTTTCTGTCTATACTACTGTAGAAGGTTTAAAGACTGAACACGTTAGGGAATTAGAACAGCTAAAGTTCAAAAAATTCAATGTGCACTTACCCGATGATGGTGTCCACATGCGTGTCAGGATAGATGAGTCTTACCTCGAAGTAATGAAACTGCTAATGAATAGCCACATTCCCAATATTCTATATATTGATTATTTTGGAGTACATCCAGAGGTATTGTCTCTAATGGAACACCTGGAAACAGTCAATAGAAAACTGACCAGTAGAGCTGGGAATGTATCTAATGAAGAAACAGGTAGTCCACCAATTATAAACGGAGCGTTGTGGTGCCCAGGAAATCGTGAAAAGAAAAACGTACTTCTACCGAATGGAGATGTAAGCTTGTGCTGTGTGGACTATGGCAAAAGACATATCATAGGCAATTTAATGAGAGACAATTACGACCATTTGCACAAAAGCGAGGCCTTTAAGGAGGTGATAGCAAGGATGAACGGAAAAAAGGGTGATTTACTTTGCAGAACCTGCGAGTGGGCGGAACCCATAACCATCAAGCATCGATTGAAGAAATTAATTAAGAGCCGTTTAATTTGA
- a CDS encoding prohibitin family protein: MSKGNQVKKAKLKVRRHLLSITVLFMILLLFVLYFAPRIFILIYPGQAGVLYRTFGGGTVTEQHYKEGLNVIWPWDYMYIYDVRLREESRLLTVLTKDGLMVETEISVRFSPNVENLGILHKFIGPRYAEKVVIPEVEARTRNIISSYDLEGLYSTDRREIQLIVSDSVLSQINDQVIIDTLLLDEGKANTYIIFENLFIKNIRLPDQVSDRIEKKIVAEQEYLTYEYILKSAQQEANRKRIEAGGIDTFQTISNIPILKWRGLEVTEKLSQSPNSKLILLGTDESLPIILNGDVPDSTANR; encoded by the coding sequence ATGTCTAAAGGAAACCAAGTAAAGAAAGCAAAGCTGAAAGTCAGGAGACATTTACTTTCGATCACCGTTCTATTCATGATCTTGTTACTGTTCGTGCTGTATTTCGCACCACGAATATTCATCTTGATCTATCCCGGGCAAGCAGGTGTGCTTTACAGGACATTTGGTGGGGGAACCGTGACTGAACAGCACTATAAGGAAGGACTTAATGTCATTTGGCCCTGGGATTACATGTACATCTACGATGTTCGATTACGTGAAGAGAGCAGGTTGTTAACCGTATTGACCAAAGATGGGTTAATGGTTGAAACAGAGATTTCTGTGCGATTTAGTCCCAATGTTGAGAACCTGGGTATTCTTCATAAATTCATAGGTCCTCGCTACGCTGAAAAAGTCGTCATTCCTGAAGTTGAAGCACGTACGCGAAACATCATCAGTTCCTATGACCTGGAGGGATTATATAGTACCGATAGGAGAGAGATTCAATTGATTGTTTCTGATTCGGTCCTTTCGCAAATCAACGATCAAGTCATCATCGATACCCTGCTTTTAGATGAAGGTAAAGCCAATACCTACATCATCTTTGAAAACCTGTTCATCAAAAACATTCGGTTGCCAGATCAGGTATCGGATCGGATTGAAAAGAAAATCGTGGCAGAACAAGAATACCTTACCTACGAATACATCTTGAAATCGGCGCAACAAGAAGCCAATAGAAAGCGAATAGAAGCAGGAGGTATTGATACATTTCAGACCATTTCGAATATTCCGATTTTGAAATGGCGAGGCCTGGAGGTAACTGAGAAACTCTCACAATCACCCAATTCCAAGTTGATCCTACTTGGTACAGATGAAAGTTTACCGATTATCTTAAATGGAGATGTGCCAGATTCGACGGCTAACAGGTAA
- a CDS encoding glycosyltransferase — translation MKFLVKEVLKSFSTYSTHKKIGFIVPSVGFYSKVDASTRIRVYDIIETFRNNREFHLELYRNHRYYDIVIFLKTYNASAQTLAIKLQQQGTRIVFDININIFEKGSNFVTTKQLEEGIAFANISDAIITNSPHTLSILRQRFTEKVTYMINETLSNNYFRIREINDSDSLTLIWIGYAHKAAALLQIKNVLEELHQNTPLIVIIVAEKEPDLSLLTVPIEFRAYQHNRIPEHLAQADIFIAPRDLTDTYNLGHSFTKIGVAMAAGIPVVASPVPSYLDSPAICCSSKEEWIRAITKLYTDRTFRESLIVRGKKYCSDHYSLESVQSDYLNLFRRISA, via the coding sequence ATGAAATTCCTCGTCAAAGAAGTACTCAAGTCTTTTTCGACTTACTCGACTCATAAAAAAATAGGTTTTATAGTCCCTTCTGTAGGGTTCTATAGCAAGGTCGATGCCTCTACCAGGATTAGGGTTTACGACATCATTGAGACTTTCAGGAATAACCGTGAATTTCACCTGGAACTTTACCGAAACCATCGATACTATGATATAGTCATTTTTCTAAAAACATATAATGCTTCCGCTCAAACACTTGCAATAAAATTACAACAACAAGGAACCCGGATCGTCTTTGACATCAACATCAATATTTTCGAAAAAGGCTCAAATTTTGTAACTACAAAACAGTTGGAAGAAGGAATAGCATTTGCAAACATCAGTGACGCAATCATTACCAACTCTCCTCATACATTGAGTATACTTCGACAAAGGTTTACAGAAAAGGTAACCTACATGATCAATGAGACCTTATCAAATAACTACTTTAGAATCCGGGAAATAAATGATTCAGATTCACTGACCCTTATTTGGATAGGCTATGCTCATAAAGCAGCGGCCCTTCTACAAATCAAAAATGTATTGGAAGAGCTGCACCAAAACACACCATTAATCGTGATTATTGTTGCGGAAAAAGAGCCAGACTTGAGTCTTCTGACTGTTCCCATTGAATTTAGAGCTTATCAACACAATCGTATCCCAGAACACCTGGCTCAGGCTGATATTTTTATAGCCCCCAGAGACCTCACAGATACCTATAACCTTGGACACTCCTTCACAAAAATTGGAGTGGCCATGGCAGCCGGTATTCCGGTAGTGGCATCTCCAGTTCCCTCATATTTAGACTCCCCTGCTATATGCTGTTCATCGAAGGAAGAATGGATTCGTGCCATTACTAAGTTATATACAGACAGGACGTTCCGTGAAAGCCTGATCGTGAGGGGGAAAAAATACTGCTCCGATCACTATTCTTTGGAATCGGTACAATCTGACTACCTCAATTTATTTCGGAGGATTTCTGCTTAA
- a CDS encoding cyclic peptide export ABC transporter, producing MNVLDLLRKESDSSAITLVIMGVISGVSNAFLLVIVNKASEHADDDNTLLFIASIISVSLFLVTQRYVLRESTQQVQDILERIRVRIINKIRNGELQMVEELGDSEVYARITNDTQDIASASFVVARAFQAAILVIFSFVYIAMMSIPALFIILAVIVLGTISFFRSSKRSDSIFRAASKKDTAFFHALSGILSGFKELKVNKRKNEDAFQDYSDVARAVNRLRVKARFANITSQLVTESLFYVMLISVIFIIPVLSQTANPNIVKISAAILFIIGPITAVIGAVPALLEANHAAYNIHNLEKKIENELNSDEQETEEDRPKTPLKPFDLEKEIRLENLQFEYPRRYESDGFHIGPISLIIPKGQLTFITGGNGSGKSTLLKLICGLYYPESGKLQVDGQNVTRDNYQRYREMLSIIFTDFHLFDRLFGLREIDQERVNELLRKMQISEKTQIIEDRITDLNLSTGQRKRLSLVIAILEDRPVYVFDEVAADQDPGFKKYFYTELLPEMKKLGKTLIVVTHDDQYFDVADSWYKLLDGKLISTDSNGDHV from the coding sequence ATGAACGTACTTGACCTTCTGCGTAAGGAATCTGACTCATCAGCGATTACATTGGTCATCATGGGAGTAATCTCAGGAGTGAGTAATGCTTTCCTGTTGGTTATTGTCAATAAGGCAAGTGAACATGCCGATGATGATAACACGTTGTTATTTATTGCCAGTATCATCAGCGTTTCACTGTTTTTGGTGACGCAACGATATGTCTTAAGGGAAAGCACACAACAGGTTCAGGACATTCTGGAACGAATACGGGTAAGGATTATAAATAAAATCCGTAATGGTGAATTGCAGATGGTCGAGGAACTGGGTGATTCGGAAGTTTATGCAAGGATCACCAATGATACCCAGGACATTGCTTCTGCATCATTTGTAGTAGCCAGGGCGTTTCAGGCGGCTATTCTTGTGATTTTTTCCTTTGTCTATATCGCAATGATGTCCATCCCTGCCTTGTTCATCATCTTGGCAGTGATCGTTTTGGGGACTATTAGTTTTTTCAGATCTAGTAAACGGTCAGACAGTATTTTTAGAGCAGCCTCGAAAAAGGATACGGCCTTTTTTCATGCTTTATCTGGCATTCTTTCGGGGTTCAAAGAATTAAAGGTAAATAAGCGAAAAAACGAAGACGCATTTCAAGACTATTCGGATGTTGCCAGGGCTGTAAATAGGTTGCGTGTCAAGGCCAGATTTGCCAATATCACCAGTCAATTGGTTACTGAGAGCTTGTTTTACGTCATGTTGATTAGCGTTATTTTCATCATTCCGGTATTAAGCCAAACGGCAAATCCCAATATCGTGAAAATTTCGGCGGCTATACTCTTCATCATTGGCCCGATAACTGCAGTAATTGGTGCCGTACCAGCTTTGTTGGAGGCGAACCACGCAGCTTATAACATCCACAACCTCGAAAAGAAGATTGAAAATGAATTGAATTCCGACGAGCAGGAAACTGAAGAAGATCGCCCTAAAACACCTCTGAAGCCATTTGATTTAGAAAAGGAAATTCGTCTCGAAAACCTGCAATTTGAATACCCCCGACGCTACGAGTCAGATGGTTTTCATATTGGCCCGATCAGCCTGATCATACCGAAAGGACAATTGACCTTTATTACTGGGGGAAATGGTTCAGGTAAGTCTACCTTATTGAAGCTGATCTGTGGATTATACTATCCGGAGAGTGGAAAATTGCAGGTAGATGGGCAAAATGTTACCAGGGACAACTATCAGCGATATCGCGAGATGCTTTCGATCATTTTTACTGATTTCCATCTCTTTGACCGGTTGTTCGGACTGAGGGAAATAGATCAGGAACGAGTAAATGAATTGCTTCGGAAGATGCAGATCTCAGAAAAAACACAGATCATTGAAGATCGAATTACGGATTTGAACCTATCTACCGGTCAGAGGAAACGTCTTTCTTTGGTTATAGCTATCTTGGAAGATCGACCAGTTTATGTATTTGATGAAGTGGCAGCCGATCAGGATCCTGGATTTAAAAAGTACTTTTACACCGAGTTATTACCTGAAATGAAGAAACTTGGTAAGACCCTGATTGTGGTAACACACGATGACCAATATTTTGATGTAGCTGATAGCTGGTATAAATTATTGGATGGTAAATTGATTTCAACTGATTCTAACGGAGATCATGTCTAA
- a CDS encoding sulfotransferase domain-containing protein — protein sequence MTAFSDQHIPFYFMPGVTKSATTWLWKVFLEHPEICTSHQLDRINYFSLHYQKGIDWYKEHFDFQSSNQIYLDPTPEYIKDPFVPERISRFRHDARFIFTLRNPIDRALSLWWHQKRKRRINYNFDDLFLRKHIGSFVLYDEWILSGFYMHWINRFLEFFPSENIKIVLFDDLQANPRAYAKEVFEFLQVDTNFQPSIIDVPQNVSGEKGKSKGVRHILKDMLDGRNNREFTLSNEMRHELQQIFKPHNDKLGQFLDRDLSHWK from the coding sequence ATGACAGCTTTCAGCGATCAGCATATTCCCTTTTATTTTATGCCTGGTGTAACGAAAAGTGCCACTACCTGGCTTTGGAAGGTTTTTCTGGAACATCCTGAAATCTGTACGTCTCACCAATTAGATCGCATTAATTATTTTAGTCTGCACTATCAAAAGGGGATTGACTGGTACAAAGAGCATTTCGATTTTCAGTCCTCAAATCAAATCTATTTGGATCCCACTCCTGAATATATCAAGGATCCCTTTGTGCCGGAACGCATTAGCCGGTTTCGACACGACGCCAGGTTCATTTTTACTTTACGTAATCCCATAGATAGGGCCCTTTCACTTTGGTGGCATCAAAAAAGGAAAAGGCGAATTAATTATAATTTTGATGATCTATTTCTAAGAAAGCATATCGGTAGCTTTGTACTGTACGATGAGTGGATCCTATCAGGGTTTTATATGCATTGGATTAATAGGTTTTTAGAGTTTTTTCCATCAGAAAATATAAAAATAGTACTCTTTGATGACCTTCAGGCTAACCCACGTGCCTATGCGAAAGAGGTATTTGAATTCCTACAGGTAGATACCAATTTTCAGCCTTCCATTATTGATGTGCCTCAAAACGTAAGTGGCGAGAAAGGTAAGTCAAAGGGCGTACGCCACATATTGAAGGATATGCTTGATGGTCGTAATAATCGCGAATTCACTTTATCAAACGAGATGAGGCATGAATTGCAGCAAATTTTCAAGCCTCACAACGATAAATTAGGTCAGTTTCTTGATCGAGACTTGAGTCACTGGAAATGA
- a CDS encoding sulfotransferase: MKVDQKVIILNGLARGGTNITWNMLQSHPNIVSPMCEINHVLGKRSKNRAYFYFLRSLDALGLAESYTRKAVSKSFINRKRLSFEDNDNKYKSESELYTENEVANATLCLKGVSNNSLWDIQYSELLYKSFATVHFIYLMRHGHAVCESWLRRGVSAKRAGYYYARFFDEILTQTKQYENSMVIRFEDVIKAPFDTSQKLFDFTNEMPDQLPKLRFKSKKVIQSNDSYDVPYGELNSKYWFSRQDIHHFLMADIGARHQDRLSRSDRKSFDLEANRVLNYFNYDH; encoded by the coding sequence TTGAAAGTAGATCAGAAAGTCATTATTCTCAATGGACTTGCCCGAGGGGGGACCAATATTACCTGGAACATGCTGCAGTCACACCCTAATATTGTATCTCCCATGTGTGAGATCAATCATGTGCTGGGAAAGCGTAGCAAGAATAGGGCATATTTCTACTTTTTAAGAAGCCTTGATGCGTTGGGGTTAGCTGAATCATACACGAGAAAGGCAGTTTCTAAAAGTTTCATAAACCGTAAACGACTCAGTTTTGAGGATAACGACAACAAGTATAAAAGTGAATCAGAACTTTATACCGAGAACGAGGTAGCAAATGCCACATTGTGCCTAAAAGGGGTCAGTAATAATTCACTATGGGACATACAGTATTCCGAACTTCTCTATAAATCATTTGCCACGGTTCATTTCATTTACCTCATGCGGCATGGTCATGCGGTCTGTGAATCCTGGCTGAGAAGGGGTGTCTCTGCAAAAAGAGCAGGTTATTATTATGCGCGGTTCTTTGATGAAATCTTAACGCAGACGAAGCAGTATGAAAATTCAATGGTCATACGATTTGAAGACGTAATAAAGGCACCTTTCGACACTTCCCAAAAACTTTTCGATTTTACAAATGAGATGCCCGATCAATTGCCAAAATTGAGATTTAAATCAAAAAAAGTGATTCAATCGAATGACAGTTATGACGTGCCTTATGGGGAGCTTAACAGCAAATACTGGTTCAGTAGACAGGATATTCACCACTTTTTGATGGCAGATATAGGCGCCAGACATCAGGACCGGCTATCCAGGTCCGATAGAAAAAGTTTTGACCTTGAAGCAAACAGGGTGCTCAATTATTTTAATTACGACCATTGA
- a CDS encoding DUF697 domain-containing protein, producing MAKQNSKADSADQTTQASAGTDAATGTDASSTSVDPSGIINTHSGVAAAAALVPVPGLDLVTLVGIQAKMVHSIGQAHGQSLNNNKLKVAITSLITAAPASTFSALGASALKLIPGLGTVLGALASPAYFGASTYAVGKIFHMHFASGGNLLNFDADAVKDHYQGLVDEKTEEKTAAA from the coding sequence ATGGCAAAGCAAAATTCAAAAGCAGATAGCGCAGATCAGACTACACAAGCATCAGCTGGTACAGATGCTGCGACTGGTACCGATGCAAGCTCTACATCTGTAGATCCTTCTGGTATCATTAATACCCACTCTGGTGTTGCAGCCGCAGCCGCTTTGGTTCCTGTACCTGGTTTGGATTTGGTCACACTGGTTGGAATTCAAGCGAAAATGGTTCATTCCATCGGTCAGGCACACGGACAGTCATTGAATAATAACAAGCTGAAAGTGGCCATTACTTCTTTAATTACTGCTGCACCAGCAAGTACTTTTTCAGCTCTTGGAGCGAGCGCATTGAAATTAATCCCAGGCCTGGGCACAGTATTAGGTGCATTGGCTTCTCCTGCTTATTTTGGTGCTTCAACTTACGCGGTAGGAAAAATCTTTCACATGCACTTTGCTTCTGGTGGAAACCTATTGAATTTTGATGCCGACGCGGTAAAAGATCATTATCAGGGGCTCGTTGATGAAAAGACCGAGGAGAAGACCGCTGCAGCTTAA
- a CDS encoding glycosyltransferase family A protein, with product MSQPLLSICITTYNRPEITCELLSKLYYDARIEYLLVDDGSLAEHVTTVKDFIAFSDLSVTLLEKTNGGKLSALVFALRHASGMYFTDLDSDDIMEKKHIMNMIQGIEEANRLRNENSAIVGICGISETSAGVTFGDSFPSHLKLGSYIAMRLDDQVWGNKVEVILTKVLQNIPVQFFEGEHRIPTNVLWFSLDDRLLLFINLPFETYFPNGHDNITKNIRRIQSTSPNGTRSYHKMILQKKKYYKRNMPYLRAIVNYQRFSWHGAKPFFEKDLPIIDRLLIILSSPLGFALFCWDRFCLKIATIRQL from the coding sequence ATGAGTCAGCCGCTTTTAAGTATTTGTATAACCACCTACAATCGCCCAGAAATTACTTGTGAATTATTAAGTAAGCTGTATTACGATGCCCGAATAGAATACCTTTTGGTTGATGATGGGTCACTCGCTGAGCATGTAACAACAGTGAAAGATTTCATTGCATTCAGCGATCTATCGGTCACACTACTTGAGAAAACAAATGGCGGAAAACTCTCTGCACTTGTATTTGCACTTAGGCATGCAAGCGGGATGTACTTTACCGATCTGGACTCGGATGATATAATGGAAAAAAAGCATATTATGAATATGATCCAAGGTATTGAAGAAGCGAATCGCTTGAGAAATGAAAACTCTGCAATTGTGGGAATATGTGGGATTTCTGAAACTTCTGCTGGTGTGACTTTTGGAGATTCTTTTCCCTCTCACTTAAAACTTGGCTCTTACATCGCGATGAGGCTCGATGATCAGGTATGGGGAAACAAGGTTGAGGTCATACTAACCAAAGTACTACAAAATATTCCTGTCCAGTTCTTTGAAGGAGAGCATCGTATTCCTACCAACGTCCTTTGGTTTTCATTAGATGATCGCCTTCTTCTGTTTATCAATCTCCCTTTTGAAACCTATTTTCCTAACGGACATGATAATATCACAAAAAACATCAGAAGGATTCAATCCACCTCTCCCAATGGAACAAGAAGTTATCATAAAATGATTCTTCAAAAGAAGAAATATTACAAACGAAATATGCCTTACCTCAGAGCCATCGTAAATTATCAACGATTCAGCTGGCATGGTGCCAAACCATTTTTTGAAAAGGACTTACCCATTATCGACCGCCTTTTGATAATACTCTCCTCTCCCCTTGGGTTTGCACTGTTTTGCTGGGATCGGTTTTGCTTGAAAATTGCTACAATCCGCCAGCTATGA
- a CDS encoding glycosyltransferase family 4 protein, whose translation MSLTFSLNKSLMKRVLCVGNYFYPKGGSDRYFINLVQLLNEKGYSAIPFTTSHKLNETSKWSSYFLPPNSTDHYSLTSSINLFHSRAAQKSIRNLLSRETVNIAHLNIYSQFSSSILAPLKESGIPIVQTLHDYKPVCPTYSFYRQEKICEACGTGSNWQVITKKCNRGSYLRSFATLAESYFAQYKGSIKSINHFISVCEFQRQKLLQYNILPEESITTIPNFIDTKYFSPTGKKGQYLLYFGRVEEYKGLHTLINAVAPLKHINLVIAGEGSVKEELQEKVTHQNLNHITFLPFQQNQALLDLISGALCTVIPSKVYELCPMSILESFALEKMVIGTNEGGIPELITDQQNGLLFKSDDEFDLRAKIVSAFDKKQNTIAMGVEGRKTVEEKYNIHRHYEALQKVYNYLS comes from the coding sequence ATGTCTCTAACTTTCTCGTTGAATAAGTCATTAATGAAAAGGGTGCTTTGTGTTGGGAATTACTTTTATCCTAAAGGTGGTTCAGATCGGTATTTCATCAACCTCGTACAATTATTAAATGAAAAGGGGTATTCTGCTATTCCATTTACCACGAGTCACAAGCTCAATGAAACCAGTAAGTGGTCTTCGTATTTTTTACCGCCCAATAGTACTGATCATTACAGTTTAACCAGTAGCATTAATCTGTTCCATTCCAGAGCAGCCCAAAAAAGCATCAGAAATCTATTATCTCGGGAAACCGTGAACATCGCTCACCTGAATATTTATTCGCAGTTTTCTAGTTCCATTCTGGCACCCTTAAAGGAATCGGGCATTCCAATAGTTCAAACCTTACATGATTACAAACCAGTCTGCCCTACCTACTCTTTCTACCGTCAGGAAAAAATCTGTGAAGCATGTGGAACAGGTTCAAATTGGCAGGTGATCACAAAAAAATGCAACCGAGGTTCCTATTTGAGAAGTTTTGCTACCCTTGCAGAGAGCTATTTTGCCCAATATAAAGGCAGTATAAAATCCATCAACCACTTTATTTCAGTATGTGAATTTCAGCGACAAAAACTGCTACAATACAACATACTTCCTGAAGAATCAATTACCACTATTCCAAATTTCATTGACACGAAATACTTCTCGCCAACCGGGAAAAAGGGACAATATTTACTTTATTTCGGACGTGTGGAGGAATACAAAGGGCTGCATACACTCATCAATGCTGTAGCTCCATTAAAACATATCAACCTGGTGATAGCCGGTGAAGGGTCTGTTAAAGAAGAATTACAAGAAAAAGTCACACATCAAAACCTGAATCACATCACTTTTTTACCTTTTCAACAAAACCAGGCTTTGTTGGATTTAATATCGGGTGCATTATGTACAGTAATACCCTCGAAGGTGTATGAATTATGCCCTATGTCTATTTTGGAATCCTTTGCCCTGGAAAAGATGGTTATTGGCACTAATGAAGGAGGCATCCCTGAGTTGATCACAGATCAGCAAAACGGCCTTCTGTTCAAATCCGATGACGAGTTTGATCTAAGGGCAAAAATTGTTTCCGCATTTGATAAGAAGCAGAATACCATAGCTATGGGTGTGGAAGGCAGAAAAACAGTGGAGGAAAAGTACAATATCCATCGACATTATGAAGCGCTGCAGAAAGTATATAATTACCTTTCTTAA